TAAATGcctaaattgaataaattaaaaaactaaaataataccaaaaatttcGAATCAATCCAAAAAATAAGGCTTAAACGAAATTACCCAAAAAGCAGGCCAAACAAGCAAACGTTAGTAACCTAAATCAAagcaaaaaaacataaaaatgaagGGCCGGCTTTGATCGCCAGCAAATAGAAAGAGGAAGGGATGAGAATTCAGGAtcaattaaatacataaaattatgaTTGTAGAGAAATAGTTGAATGAAAATACGAAAGAGTCAAAAACTTAAGATTGGTCGAAGATGAAAGACTCAAATTATAAAGAAAGACCAAAATTGTAAGGCCAGTTCTCTTTGGCATTTTCgggtcattttttatttttaattttttaaaacactgaaaatgtgttctttttgttatttttaaaaacgagttttaaaaaataactaaaatttttacaaaggaaacccaaaataacaaatttgttgttttgggtgtttacAGTGAAAACtcacttaaaacataaaacaatcCCAAAACACGGAACCttccccccccaccccccaaaccCATTATCGCACTCGCAaggcaactctctctctctttctctctctctctctcattcatcTTCCACAATTGTCGCCGACTGCTCCTCGCCCGCCACCACTGTTGCCGACTCCTCCTCGCGCCGCCACCACTATCGTCGACTCCTCCTTGCCCGCCATCACTATTGTTGACTCCTTCTCGCCTGCCACCATTATTGTCGACTCCTCCTCACCCGCCActgactgccatggccgactggTTGAGGATGAAAATGGGGTAATCAACGATGATGAGAAAGTCGGCCACCACGATGATGGGTGAGAAAGGAGATGATGCGATCgacgatgatgatgaggagAAACAGGGGCAGCCGGCGGTAAAAGGAAGAGGCGGCGGCGGAAGATGGGCTACACATAACCCtagatgaaagaagaaagaagatgggTTGTACTTCTTTGgttcttttttctattatttatttttttaattttattttatttaaatattaaattgaatatgtgatatgttttgtttgtattcatttttttaatgatatttttaagattgttaatttttttatttaatttttattttataatttaaaatatttgaattaaatttataatttattaataaatatttataatttattttaaattaaattcattaaataaaatatcataataataaaaaagaaaccgtttttaaaatttaaaagtaaacgcgttttctagttttttgttttgaaaaataatttttcaaaatgataaaaagaacgcatttttaaaaatctcaaaatagacactaaaaacataaaactcaaaatgaattcaaaactcaaaatacaaaactaaaatacaaagagaacaccacctaaggTATAATGGTCAATAACTCAAGACCAgttggagataaaaaaaaaaaaaaaacttaaattacaaaagaaaagcCAAATATGAAGgcaaaataataagaaacttGAAATCAGTTTGACATGAGATTGAAATTGTAGATGAACGGCCAAATATGGGAATGCAAAAGGGCAAAAGCTCaaggaaaaaacaaattttttttttatttttcagttctTATGTTCTGctgaattattaattaaaaatgacgTCATTTGACATTTCAATCGATTgagttatttcaattattttcaatacaaatacttaatagaaagtaaaataactaaaattgttcaaattgaaaaaatcgaATCAATATTCAAGTTGAACCTAACCAAAGTGACAATTTCAATAAACtcgatttggttatttcaattaaactaaaatactACATATTCTTATGAATGcacatattataaaaataaaattagtagtCAATCCCTAAGGGTGCTTCCAAAGTCCCCAAATCTTGGAGTTTGGGAACGTTTAAACACAATCAAACCCTGAAAGCATATGTCAAAAACGtcaatgagagaaagagagagaggaggaaagTAAATACAATGATGGGTGAGAGGTGGAAACTCATGATAGCTGCATTCGTTGTGGTTGTTGGAAGGAGCTTAAACCGTTGGTGATGATGAGTGATAATGGTTGGATGCGATAATGGTTGACAATGATCGGCGATGCAAGTaaataagagtatttttaaaaaataattataaagagCAAAGATCGGTGCAAATGGGATTTCCTTCACATCTATGTTCGCTTGATTTTGCCCGGCTGCCCGGTTTACCCGCAAAACCCGCCCAACTTTGGAGAACAGTAGGGGAAAGTGGAAAGTTCCAGAGAGCCGTTGGAAGCTTGAAGATAAAAACAGAACGGAGTCAACAGACCGTCGCTGGTCGAAGCGACAAACAGAtcggtagagagagagagagagagagatgtcaggagagaggaagagaatCGTGAAGCTGTTTTGCCCGTCTCTGTCGAAGGTGGCGGCGTTCGTGGCTTTGGACGATCAGATGCTGGACCTCGGTTCCATGGCGCGGGCGTTTGGATTGGAGCCCTCGACCTTGAAGCTCAACGGCCACTTCATTAGCAGAGGAGTCGATTTCATTGCCTCCTCCGTCACCTGGAAGTCGCtcctctccttcttctcctctcgTGGCCTGTCCACCGGCGCCTCCGACGCCGACGCCCTCGTCGTCGACGGCAAGCTCTGTAAACTCGGCACCAAGCGTGAGCGCCTTTTTCCTCACCTTCacgaatttattttcttctcatgCTTTGGTTATTGAAAAAATGTGCCAAGAAGAAAGTGTGACTGGAGATGAATTGCTTTTACTATCTCCATTTTATCAGTAGTTGTTTAGTTCAAATCAGATTCTAGGATTTAAGATAGTTATGTGGTGATAACTTGAAGCTCTCAAACCTCAGAGATTAAAACGATGAACCGTGTGAGTgatgctttctttcttttaacttGTTTGACATCTCAGCAACTGTTGGGAAGAAACAGCATAACACCACAAATACAAAATCCTTAAAAAATTTGCCTATGTTCACGGAGAGATACCAAATTTTCACCGtgcaataacaaaatacaatagAAAAAATTTTAGTCTCTCTTGAGTTAATCCCAACTCAAGAACCCACAATTTCTTGTATAATCCACTCACATAAACTGGAAGATCATTCTCTCACACttttaaaatccttagaaaCAAGAAATATCTTAAGCCCATGAGGTGTTTCTTAAAGCCCTTGTATGTTTTACCAACCAAAATACCAGACAGTCAAATTTTTCCCGCACTTTTGAAAACCTCCAAAAGACTATTTATAGACCTCCAACACTTGCTACCACTCCACCTGACTTGGCCACCACTTAATTAAAGTCAATCCAACGAATCTCACCTTAACTTGAATTGTCAAAATAGTATTGGGTAGTTCCCCAGCTACACAAACTCAAATTCATGGTCTTACTCTTAATTCCAAACACAGCCAATGCAACATGTGTTAATTCAAATGGAGTCAATAGCAGTATTGGACACTGGAGATATTTTTCCATCTCATTTCTGGAAGGATTTATCCTTTCACATCTGTCTGCACACTGGAAATTACTTGCATTGCCCTTCATTGGCTCCATAGCAAACAAGTTGGCTAGCAGCTTTATCAACCAGTTGCCTCCACATCTGCACACTGTGATGTAACTTCCACTTCAGATGTAACTTGTTGGTCAAACTTTTAGTCAAGTTATTTTTCCAACTAATCTCAAATTTATGAGGTAGAATCTTCATTAATAAGGTTATCCATAATTTTATCTGAAATGCAAAGAAATGTCATGCTTATGCACCTTTCCTTCTGCTCATTCCAATCTTCCTCGCTCATTTTTCTGGTTTCCTCTTCCATCCCTTTAATGCTTTGGGCAAACCTTGGTGGATAACGCCTTTCACCCTTCTTTGTCGAAGTGAAACTACTCTTTCTGTCAAACTTCTCAATTGTGAAGTGTGAACTGCCTGACATGCTTGTTGAATTTTAATCTAATCTCATTCTGATGTCAGTTGTCgggaaagaaaacaacacaaaTACAAAATCCAGAAAAAATAAGTGCACACAAGATTTATGTGGTTCTGCACTTGCCTGTGTCCATAGAGAGATACCAATTTTCACCATGCAAGAACAAAATACAGTATAACAAATTGTAATTTTCTTGACTTAATCCCGACCCACAAAATCATGATTTCTTGTATATACCCtgtgataagtgtcttttatacacttatatTGGCCTATAAACTGGAAGACTATTCTCTCACCCCTCTAGAATCCCTAGAGAACAAGAAATACCAGAATCCCACAAATTGTTTCCCAAAGCttttgaatgtttttcacaCCTATAATACCCAACACTCAAATTTTTTCCTCAATTCTTGTGAACCTCTAGAAGACTATATTTATAAACCTTTTAAGACTTTGTCACTGCTCCAAGTTACTTGGTCACTACTCAATTCAAGTCAATCCAACACAAACTGATCCTTTTGTGCTATATCATCTTCAATTAATGAGATATAAGATGTGGTGATGGATTTTCCCATCCTTCAGTTTCTGATCATTACTCTATAGAGATATATAAGACAATATAGGATAACAAGGTCGCTTATGCAACACATGCATTTGAATCACTACTAGAAAGCAGCTCCTGAAATCTGGCTCCCTAGTTCAACTTGATTGGTTCCCTTCATCTTGGCCTTTTTCTTCTAACAGTTTAAGTCTGCTGCCATCATGTTTGAACCATTCTGTTGAGAATAGACAACAAGACCTTAGGGTATTCACCGAATATGATTCAATCGCAGATTAAAGATAGCATCAACAGAAGGCTCGATATCAAAACATACACAAACTGAAATGAAgaatagaaatgaaaaacagTAAAGGGAGACGAGGATTTTTATCGTGATTCACCTAAAAAAaaggctacgtccacgttgagctctggtgagaagagctcactgcactaagTAAAGAATCAGATATTACACCCTCATAATCCCTCTGTACAAACAATGGTTTGAGAAACAAAAATGCCCAATAATCACAAAATACAGATTAAAGGCAAACCTATCGAACCATATAATCAAAAGAATCTATACAGGGCATTTACatagaatgaagaaaaaaaccCACCAGAAACCCTAGCCCGAAGCTAGCGAGAAAACCGTTTTAGATGTTACcctcttctttcctcttttctttattttgatttcgtCTCATTCGTCTGACCGTTCACATCCCGAGGCGCGAGATTAAAAGCGATGATGGATGGATGGGATCACGCCTCATAAAGCATGGATGAAGGGCTGAGATcaaatcgtgcaagcacgatgattattccaacagaaatgGCAGATGGGCAGGGCATCCAAACGGGCGAGAAGGCAATCGGGTGAAGAACAATCAGGCGCTATCAAGGAGCTGcggatggttgccacgtgttTCCATCCAGCAGCTGCCAAATGGCAACTTGCGGTTGCAGCACGTGGCCTTCCAATTTGCTAATTCTAACGACACTTTTTGGTGCTTCACAACCAACAATCTTCACCTTGAAGCAACAAACCATAGGTGAATTTAGATTCTCTCAAGTGCAGCATGTTACAATTCTCACCTTCATAGCTCTGACTGAGTTGATCAATCAATACCCACATGCAACAggtccaagcaatgcttgaactttGTTGCAGTTAGCACCTTTGTGCCCATGTCTACTGGGTTGTTTTCTGTAGGCACTTTTAGTATAATAACAGTGCCATTAGCCACCAAATCTCTAACATAATGATACCTGACATCCACGTGCTTTGTGCATTCATGGTAGACTGGATTTTTCGTCAAATGAATAGCACTTTGACTGTCTGAATATACCACCACCTTGCTCTGAAGCAGGTGGATTTCC
The Diospyros lotus cultivar Yz01 chromosome 12, ASM1463336v1, whole genome shotgun sequence DNA segment above includes these coding regions:
- the LOC127786721 gene encoding uncharacterized protein LOC127786721, translated to MSGERKRIVKLFCPSLSKVAAFVALDDQMLDLGSMARAFGLEPSTLKLNGHFISRGVDFIASSVTWKSLLSFFSSRGLSTGASDADALVVDGKLCKLGTKRFIDYNRNIIKCDDIGLKRKQCMDDGSPLKRMRINGINSGSKAAENGLSSTVSKIQLRCSSFGESSKRMREDEIVTAAPSKRIR